The Sorangiineae bacterium MSr11954 DNA segment TCGATGATCCGGGCTTCGCTCGGGGATAAATCGCGCTCAGGCATCGTGGGGATCCGTTTGCCAATCGCGATCGGCGGACAGGTAGATGAGGGGCAAGCTCAGGGCCGATACGGCGCCCTTGACCGCGAGGTTGACGACGAAGATGGACCACACCGAAGCCCACGGCAATGTCAGGGGGTGCTCCTTCAAAAAGGGCAAGGCGCCAAAGGCTCCCACCGCGAAAACCACGTTGTCCACCGGGACCGAGACCGCGTTGGAGAGCGCCACCCGGGCCCATTGGTAGCGCGTCGTCACCCGTCGAACGAACCAGTGGTACACCTCGGTGTCGAGCAGCTCGCTCGCGATCTCGGCCAGGATGGAGGCCACGGCGATGCGCCACAGCGGCCCGAGCACGGCGGCAAATTCGTTGCCCAAGGTATAACTGGGATCGCTCGGCTGGCGGGCCACCCATTGAAGGTACGCCGCCATGGCCAAATTGACCGCGGCGGCCGTGAGCACCAATGTACGGGCGGCCCTCCGCCCCAATGCCTTGTGGACGACGTCCCGCAACGTAAATGTAATGGGATAAATCCACGTGCCCATATCGACGGCCAACCCGAAGACCGTCCCAATCTTGACGCTGGTGATATCGGCCACCACCTGCGCCCCGACATAAGCGCCGACGGCCGCGACGCCGACGCGCGATACGGTTCGATTCGATGTCATGATTGGAGATCGCGAAAAAATTCGGCGATGTCGGCCGCGACCAGGTCGGGCTGCTCGATGGCCGCAAAATGACCGCCGCGATCGAACGTGGTCCACCGCTGGACCCGATAGAGTCGCTCGGCGAACTCACGGGGTGGCTCGCCCTCCGTCACGGTCTGACAAGGGAAGACGCCGAACGCGGTGGGGACGTCGACGAAGGTGGGCTGCACGCCATGAAAACGATTGTCGTAATAATCGCGCATCGACGAGGTGATGGTCTCGGTGGCCCAATAAATGGTGAGCAAGGTGCACAGAAAGTCATTGGAGGGCATGGTCCCGGTCCACGAGTGCCATTTCTCGAGCAGCCACGCCGCGAGCCCCGCCGGAGAATCATTGAGCGCGTAACCGAGCGACTGCGGCTTGGTGGATTGAAGCGCGCTGTAGCCGTACTCCACCTCGAGCCAGCGCTGCTTCTCGGCGACGTACGAACGTTCCGCCTCGGACAAACCGGGCGCGTCGTGCGGCGCGCTCAACTCCATGGTCGTCAGGTGAAGCCCGATCACGGACTCCGGATGATCCATCGCTAGAAACGACGCGACGCCCGCGCCGAAGTCGCCGCCACCGGCGCCGTAGCGCGAATAGCCCAGCTCCTGCATGAGCGCGTGCCAGCGATCCGCAACGAAGCGGTAATTGACTCCCAGTCGCGGTGGCCGCGGCGAGAAGCCGTAACCGGGCAGGGAGGGAATGACCAGATCGAACGCGTCGAGGTGCCGGACCAGCGCCAGGTATTCGGCGAAGCAGCTCGGCCAGCCGTGCGTGAGGATCAGCGGCAGCCCTCGACCCTCGCGGGCCCGCACGTGCACGAAATGAATCCCGTCCCACATGAAGTGGGGAAACGTGTTCAACCAACGCTCTTGCGCGCGCCAGTCGAACTCGCCGCCCCAATACGCGAGCATGGTGCGCAGGTACGCGCGCTCGGTCCCCTGCGTCCAGCCGACATCGGGTATCTGATCGGGCCAGCGCGTCGCCTCGATGCGGGCCCGCAAGTCATCCAGCAAGGGCTCGTCGACGTGGATGGAGAACCGTTCGATCATGAACGCCAGACTACTCTTCGTGCTCGGGTGAGCAACCGGGCCATGGCCATCGAAGCCCTAGTGGCGTAGTGGATCGAGCAACGCGGCGAGGTATGTCGCGGTAAGGAGGCGGCCGTTCATCACCACGGCCGTGATGCGGCGCGTGTTGCGGATGTCGGCCAGAGGATCGGCGCCGAGGAGGACCACGTCGGCGGCCTTGCCGCGCTCGATCGAGCCCAGAGCATGGGCGACACCCAGCGCGCGCGCGGGCTCGAGGGTCGCGCTTCGAATCGCGACCAAGGGCGGTATGCCGGCCTCGACGAACAGTTGCATTTCGTCGTGCAGCGCGAAGCCGGGGACCACGTACGGATCGCCCACGTCGCTGCCGACGAGCAGGTGAACGTCCGCGCGATGGGCCTTTGCGGCGAGGGGACCGAGGGCCGCGTGCAGCTCGAGCTCCATGGCGTCGAGCGGTGGCTCGGGCTCTGCCCATCGGCGTTCGAGCACCGCGGGCACATAGTGGACCCCGTCGAGGCGCGCAACGGCCTCGCGCTTCAACGTGTGGCCGCGCCAGGATACCAACGTGGGGGTGAACCAGACGCCTGCGCGCGCCATCGCCGGGAGAATCGCCTCTGCATCCGACTCGGGGGCGCACACGAACGCGAATCGGGCGTGGGCCGGATCCGCGCGAATTCGCTCGCGCACGCGTTGGTCGCAAGGAACCATGTCATTTCCGTGCTCGATCGTGCGCTGTCCTCGGGCGACCGCGGTCAGCGCGGGGTATTCCTTCCCCAGGTGGCCCGCGAACGAGAGCCCCTGTTTGCGGCTCTCGTCGGCGAGCGCGTCGTATTGGGCGCGCGATAGCCCGCTATGTACTTTGATGAAATCGACGCCGATGGCTTTCAATCGAGCCACCCCGTGGCGCACGTCGTCCGGAGACGAGAGGACCCAGCTGTCGTCCCATTCCTCCCCGCGCCCGTCTATCTTTGGGCCGGGGGAGAACACGCGCGGCGCGAGGCCTCCCGAGCTGCGGAGCTCCCTCCAGCGGGTGATCTCGGCGAAGGCGCTCCCCATGTCGCGCACGCTGGTGACCCCATTGGCGACCAAGAGCCTTATGGCGTC contains these protein-coding regions:
- a CDS encoding queuosine precursor transporter — its product is MTSNRTVSRVGVAAVGAYVGAQVVADITSVKIGTVFGLAVDMGTWIYPITFTLRDVVHKALGRRAARTLVLTAAAVNLAMAAYLQWVARQPSDPSYTLGNEFAAVLGPLWRIAVASILAEIASELLDTEVYHWFVRRVTTRYQWARVALSNAVSVPVDNVVFAVGAFGALPFLKEHPLTLPWASVWSIFVVNLAVKGAVSALSLPLIYLSADRDWQTDPHDA
- a CDS encoding epoxide hydrolase, producing MIERFSIHVDEPLLDDLRARIEATRWPDQIPDVGWTQGTERAYLRTMLAYWGGEFDWRAQERWLNTFPHFMWDGIHFVHVRAREGRGLPLILTHGWPSCFAEYLALVRHLDAFDLVIPSLPGYGFSPRPPRLGVNYRFVADRWHALMQELGYSRYGAGGGDFGAGVASFLAMDHPESVIGLHLTTMELSAPHDAPGLSEAERSYVAEKQRWLEVEYGYSALQSTKPQSLGYALNDSPAGLAAWLLEKWHSWTGTMPSNDFLCTLLTIYWATETITSSMRDYYDNRFHGVQPTFVDVPTAFGVFPCQTVTEGEPPREFAERLYRVQRWTTFDRGGHFAAIEQPDLVAADIAEFFRDLQS
- a CDS encoding amidohydrolase family protein, producing MPTRFYDATLQGLLLPIVMMLGAAPACHEAAAPAAPAVAKAAARHALAITHVTLIDPTSGARPNMTIVIDGARIADVGPSNELAIPEGATVLEGSNRFAVPGFLDAHVHVSQIGVDAIRLLVANGVTSVRDMGSAFAEITRWRELRSSGGLAPRVFSPGPKIDGRGEEWDDSWVLSSPDDVRHGVARLKAIGVDFIKVHSGLSRAQYDALADESRKQGLSFAGHLGKEYPALTAVARGQRTIEHGNDMVPCDQRVRERIRADPAHARFAFVCAPESDAEAILPAMARAGVWFTPTLVSWRGHTLKREAVARLDGVHYVPAVLERRWAEPEPPLDAMELELHAALGPLAAKAHRADVHLLVGSDVGDPYVVPGFALHDEMQLFVEAGIPPLVAIRSATLEPARALGVAHALGSIERGKAADVVLLGADPLADIRNTRRITAVVMNGRLLTATYLAALLDPLRH